A genomic region of Colletotrichum destructivum chromosome 1, complete sequence contains the following coding sequences:
- a CDS encoding Putative pleckstrin domain, BAR domain, PH-like domain superfamily, AH/BAR domain superfamily: MTEPAPAAAPGAATTTTPAPKQTSPAIPVGLNEASLDSPTFRSTAQHFGEHIDNVEKWLDDYVRSTSRVTRDILALEESVNTYLSKIFPPAATADAIIDHDYTLLALRRISDGSKEWWTQIMSTVRKMDTISVEPIRSFVAADLRSFKEVRRVLEHTQRNFDQAMARYMSQSKTKEPSAIREEAFAVYETRKAYLKVSMDFCQLAPQIRFSLDKLLVRVSSDFWKEMKRSRDAAAVSTKWGSEMDRIRGWSREMETTEFVFKRELQIARRDIGESTLQAFKPSRELEDYSASTVQFLGSRGPVSVQPQESSAVVSEKQGWLFLKTLYGKPARSNWVPRWYYCRDGIFGWLINAPQGVLQGDEIGVLLCNAKPAVAEDRRFCFEVKTKSQTLVLQAETQNQLTEWLEVFEVAKKRAFEASMDRDSSSSPAGADPAFSITPPPLPEFSARSLDTIVAGEEPAPPTFDRAGTLPVPGTESNMAGRASFDVNASASRRSITALGRDLGREMVREEGESNRDHAARIIQKLDLHRKATFGAGAEAAVAAAAAPGSGGIAGLLANHGHLPGYPSPPQGGSKNSSSSRLPALDPVHGTLAPLTLARPPAATNLSRTAVMFSVDRGIGGDNTSHMPTAVLANYWGSSAWSTVYGSSPGRPRTPGLLEENPFGIVVREVGKPGEEKPATPTAGHRKTVSVDAKFNQPHMPFKQPAETFPPGYPPELRIQHHQFRILFPTVPLDEKLVLVFRAAWSSSTGKDSPSHGQGLAGNGRIYITPDNMYFYGQQLGLVVAYAISLDIIAEVTAAPGKECDFIFLHLGEDGNETGFTRITIKIFLDNLPLLHARLNLLIDDLQSEEPLELSELIRALINLEYEDYSKRSPSVESWEEVSSNTPFDDGTHSGRPARRQSQFGPRLRVSGPGSRHTLKVQVPAHPVIFEPEDMQRMVAERHFEISAKACFHVLFGDKSFVFPKLYFERRAQQIAQGPWALADHGRMKREFHFKFDYKDMIGRPKTVDVVDSQTMDIFQEHVTYVVTHTKTAWHLPHSQDFKLVTKVVITHVAKSKCKLAIYTKVEWSKVPTFSKNLVERQALNDAEGDAEELADVATDQVRKLGPHSRTKRAIQVYGNIGQQTQVVVFSPADAAASKKQLIKPRTLTAMLLETLRSFGESAVTSLIMWAIAAVKTLFSVVTAHRLILLVLAVSAFTNIALTSKESSTWWTERRAAKFMGRVGVGPNVVMSKAIYMADLGEATGAVGHNSSWPADSACFSTFQLVANATDLDAPYEDAGSTLSSATSRATARRLRRTRQRLGSYRHDLLVAMRIVNSIEREMVQSEWENWLADENVRCDKLKTVLEEKGADPKDKTKTKRSGSQKVMTATMDEDKKETLREWYDTYCGSCKMDHQALMSERSSLAGL; encoded by the exons ATGACCGAGCCCGCTCCGGCGGCCGCCCCCGGCGCTGCAACGACGACCACTCCGGCCCCGAAACAAACAAGCCCTGCGATCCCCGTCGGCTTGAACGAAGCATCCCTCGACTCGCCGACCTTTCGGTCCACCGCTCAGCATTTCGGGGAACACATTGACAACGTCGAGAAATGGCTCGACGACTATGTCCGCTCCACCTCCCGCGTCACTCGTGACATCCTGGCTCTCGAGGAGAGCGTCAACACCTATCTGTCCAAGATCTTCCCGCCCGCGGCGACAGCCGATGCCATTATCGACCACGATTACACACTGCTCGCTCTGCGCCGCATCAGCGATGGATCCAAGGAGTGGTGGACGCAGATTATGTCGACCGTACGGAAGATGGATACCATTTCCGTCGAACCCATTCGGTCTTTCGTCGCTGCCGACCTGCGCTCGTTCAAGGAGGTGAGGAGAGTCCTGGAGCACACTCAGAGGAACTTTGACCAGGCCATGGCTCGTTATATGAGCCAGTCCAAGACGAAAGAGCCGTCTGCCATCCGCGAAGAAGCGTTCGCCGTGTACGAGACGCGCAAGGCGTACCTCAAGGTCTCGATGGATTTTTGCCAGCTCGCACCACAGATCCGCTTCAGCTTGGACAAGCTCCTTGTTCGTGTCAGCTCCGACTTCTGGAAAGAGATGAAGCGGTCGCgcgacgccgctgccgtgTCGACCAAGTGGGGCTCGGAGATGGACCGCATTCGCGGCTGGTCAAGGGAGATGGAAACGACAGAGTTCGTCTTCAAGAGGGAGCTGCAAATCGCTCGCCGCGACATAGGGGAAAGTACCCTCCAGGCTTTCAAGCCATCCCGAGAGTTGGAGGACTACAGCGCGTCGACCGTTCAGTTCCTCGGTTCCAGGGGCCCCGTCAGCGTCCAGCCGCAAGAGAGCTCTGCCGTCGTCTCGGAGAAACAGGGCTGGCTCTTCCTCAAGACGCTCTATGGAAAACCGGCCAGGTCGAACTGGGTTCCTCGCTGGTATTATTGTCGTGATGGCATCTTTGGCTGGCTGATCAACGCTCCCCAAGGTGTCCTGCAAGGCGACGAGATTGGCGTCCTTCTGTGCAATGCCAAACCAGCCGTCGCGGAAGATCGCCGGTTCTGCTTCGAGGTCAAGACGAAGAGCCAGACCCTTGTTCTTCAGGCAGAGACCCAAAACCAGCTCACCGAGTGGCTTGAAGTCTTCGAAGTTGCCAAGAAGCGAGCGTTTGAGGCCAGCATGGATCGGGACAGCAGCTCTTCACCTGCTGGAGCCGACCCTGCCTTCTCCATCACGCCGCCCCCGCTTCCGGAGTTTTCGGCAAGATCTCTGGACACGATAGTTGCGGGCGAGGAACCTGCACCACCAACCTTTGATAGGGCTGGAACACTTCCGGTTCCTGGGACAGAGAGCAACATGGCCGGCCGCGCTAGTTtcgacgtcaacgccagCGCCTCTCGTCGTTCCATCACCGCTTTGGGCCGGGATCTGGGCCGGGAAATGGTTcgtgaagaaggggaaagcAATCGCGACCATGCGGCGAGGATTATCCAGAAGCTAGATCTCCACCGCAAAGCGACCTTTGGAGCCGGTGCCGAAGCCGCGGTGGCGGCCGCTGCTGCACCAGGTAGTGGCGGCATTGCGGGCTTGTTAGCAAACCACGGTCACCTTCCCGGATACCCTTCTCCTCCACAAGGCGGGTCAAAGAATTCATCGAGCTCAAGATTGCCTGCCCTGGACCCAGTCCATGGGACCTTGGCCCCTTTGACGCTGGCAAGGCCCCCTGCGGCTACCAACCTGAGCCGGACGGCTGTCATGTTCTCCGTGGACAGGGGCATAGGAGGGGACAATACTAGCCACATGCCcaccgccgtcctcgccaacTACTGGGGAAGCAGTGCATGGAGCACCGTCTATGGGTCAAGCCCGGGCCGTCCTCGCACTCCCGGTCTGCTCGAAGAGAACCCTTTCGGAATAGTCGTCCGGGAGGTGGGCAAACCCggagaggagaagcccgCGACCCCCACAGCCGGGCATAGGAAGACGGTCAGTGTCGATGCGAAATTCAATCAGCCTCACATGCCGTTCAAACAGCCGGCCGAGACTTTCCCCCCGGGTTACCCGCCAGAGTTAAGGATCCAACATCACCAGTTCCGCATCCTCTTCCCTACCGTTCCCCTCGATGAAAAGcttgtcctcgtcttccGGGCTGCTTGGTCAAGCTCGACGGGCAAAGACTCGCCATCACACGGACAGGGGCTTGCGGGTAACGGTCGGATTTACATCACCCCCGACAATATGTACTTTTACGGGCAGCAGCtgggtctcgtcgtcgcctaTGCCATCagcctcgacatcatcgccgaggtcaCGGCAGCGCCTGGAAAGGAATGCGATTTCATCTTCCtccacctcggcgaggatggcAACGAGACAGGATTCACCAGAATCACCATCAAGATATTCCTGGACAATCTCCCACTCCTGCATGCCAGATTGAACCTGCTCATTGACGACCTCCAGTCGGAGGAGCCCTTGGAGCTGTCAGAGCTCATCCGGGCCCTGATCAACCTCGAATACGAAGATTACAGCAAGCGCAGCCCGAGCGTCGAGAGCTGGGAAGAGGTTTCTTCCAATACGCCGTTTGACGATGGTACGCACTCTGGACGTCCCGCCAGGCGCCAGAGCCAGTTTGGACCACGGCTTCGCGTGTCGGGCCCAGGCTCTCGGCATACTCTCAAGGTGCAGGTACCCGCGCATCCCGTCATTTTCGAACCCGAAGACATGCAGAGAATGGTGGCGGAACGACATTTCGAGATCAGCGCCAAGGCGTGCTTCCACGTGCTCTTTGGAGACAAGAGCTTCGTCTTTCCCAAGCTCTACTTTGAGCGGAGAGCGCAGCAGATCGCCCAGGGCCCGTGGGCACTCGCAGACCACGGTCGGATGAAGCGGGAATTCCACTTCAAGTTCGACTACAAAGACATGATCGGTCGACCCAAGACggtggacgtcgtcgacagcCAGACAATGGACATTTTCCAGGAGCATGTCACGTACGTCGTCACGCACACCAAGACGGCATGGCATCTCCCGCATTCGCAAGACTTCAAACTCGTGACCAAGGTTGTCATCACACACGTGGCCAAGTCTAAGTGCAAGCTGGCGATTTACACAAAGGTCGAATGGTCCAAGGTGCCGACCTTCTCCAAAAACCTGGTCGAGCGCCAGGCGCTGaacgatgccgagggcgacgctgAAGAGCTCGCAGACGTCGCAACTGACCAGGTGCGCAAACTGGGCCCGCACAGTCGAACGAAACGGGCAATCCAGGTCTACGGAAACATTGGGCAGCAGACTCAGGTCGTTGTGTTCTCAccagccgacgccgccgcgtccaAGAAGCAGCTTATCAAGCCGCGAACGCTGACTGCCATGTTGCTGGAGACGCTCCGCTCGTTCGGCGAGAGCGCGGTAACGTCGCTCATCATGTGGGCCATTGCGGCAGTGAAGACGCTCTTCAGCGTGGTCACGGCCCATAGGCTCATCCTTCTCGTACTTGCCGTCAGCGCGTTTACGAACATCGCGCTGACTTCTAAGGAGAGCTCGACGTGGTGGACGGAGAGGCGGGCAGCCAAGTTCATGGGCCGTGTCGGGGTTGGGCCGAACGTGGTGATGAGCAAGGCCATCTACATGGCAGACCTGGGCGAGGCGACGGGGGCGGTGGGGCATAACAGCAGTTGGCCCGCGGACAGCGCATG CTTCAGCACTTTCCAGCTTGTCGCGAATGCCACGGATCTTGACGCGCCGTACGAGGACGCAGGGTCAACATTGTCGTCGGCCACGAGCCGAGCAA